The following proteins are encoded in a genomic region of Ostrea edulis chromosome 7, xbOstEdul1.1, whole genome shotgun sequence:
- the LOC130048348 gene encoding G-protein coupled receptor dmsr-1-like, with amino-acid sequence MLQNNMNTSDLVTGWFTTPSTTTEITSIVKFNRNYMKYHGYISSIICLFGVISNIVNIIVLTRRHMVTPTNCILTALAITDMMTMSIYFVYAVYFYIVTEPLDNYQHGEGWMYFVIVNNLAVITFHNMAMWLTVSLAVFRYIFVCHHVVANQWCSLNRAKLTIFIIVVVSIILCVPNYFLYQVKNLKEFYQPEINGTRNLTDSLNGYWIEKSDLVRDSPLYQPITFWIYGVIIKIAPCILLTILSTLIIMTMHQASIRRKRLLSQSNSRHNEEMSAEHNRTTMMLVMVVLFFVVTEFPQGILAGISGLNDVFFNEVYTNLGDVMDLLVLINSAINFLLYCIMSQQFRDTFKNLFLCSCVRNLNNGGIILKNGIHTNHYSTVKTEVTQV; translated from the exons ATGTTACAGAACAATATGAATACATCTGATCTTGTGACAGGGTGGTTCACCACCCCATCTACGACGACAGAAATAACCAGCATCGTCAAGTTCAACCGAAACTACATGAAATATCATGGTTATATTAGCTCTATCATCTGTCTCTTCGGAGTCATCTCCAACATCGTCAACATCATCGTCCTGACACGACGACACATGGTGACGCCCACCAACTGTATCCTTACAGCTCTTGCTATCACGGACATGATGACCATGTCCATTTACTTTGTGTACGCCGTGTACTTCTACATCGTCACGGAACCGCTGGACAATTATCAACATGGCGAGGGATGGATGTACTTTGTCATTGTCAACAACTTGGCTGTCATCACGTTTCACAACATGGCTATGTGGTTAACAGTTTCACTGGCAGTTTTCAG GTACATATTTGTGTGTCATCATGTAGTGGCCAATCAATGGTGCAGCCTTAACCGAGCCAAACTGACCATCTTCATCATTGTCGTCGTATCCATCATCCTTTGTGTCCCGAATTACTTCCTGTATCAAGTGAAAAATCTCAAAGAATTTTACCAGCCGGAAATCAACGGAACACGTAATCTCACAGATTCCTTGAATGGGTACTGGATCGAAAAAAGTGACCTTGTCCGCGACAGTCCCCTGTACCAGCCAATCACGTTTTGGATCTATGGCGTGATCATCAAAATAGCCCCTTGTATTTTACTGACGATTCTTAGTACGTTAATTATCATGACCATGCACCAGGCAAGCATACGTCGTAAACGTCTTCTGTCTCAGTCCAACAGTCGTCACAATGAGGAGATGTCGGCAGAACACAACAGAACCACAATGATGCTTGTTATGGTGGTCCTATTCTTTGTGGTGACCGAGTTCCCTCAGGGGATTTTGGCCGGGATTAGTGGTCTAAACGACGTATTTTTTAACGAAGTGTACACCAACCTCGGGGATGTCATGGACCTTCTCGTCCTTATCAACAGTGCCATAAACTTCCTGTTGTACTGTATTATGAGCCAGCAATTTAGGGACACGTTTAAGAACCTGTTTTTGTGTTCATGTGTTAGAAACTTAAACAATGGTGGTATTATCCTAAAGAATGGGATCCATACTAACCATTACAGCACAGTTAAAACGGAAGTCACGCAAGTCTGA